A single window of Nocardioides baekrokdamisoli DNA harbors:
- a CDS encoding ABC transporter ATP-binding protein, whose product MTLQVSDLRVMYEKSVVLDSLDIAVEQGEIVAVLGPSGIGKSTLLRAIAGLEPYTGVISWDGSDLGSVPAHKRGFALMFQDGQLFSHLTVERNVGYAIPRGRTRRDQVAQLLSLVGLAGFERRLPRTLSGGEKQRVALARALAARPRLLLLDEPLSSLDRELRDRLAADLARILRETGTAAILVTHDESEASTIADRLIRL is encoded by the coding sequence GTGACTCTTCAGGTGTCGGACCTGCGGGTGATGTATGAGAAGTCGGTCGTCCTCGACTCCCTCGACATCGCCGTCGAGCAGGGCGAGATCGTCGCCGTACTCGGCCCGTCCGGAATCGGGAAGTCCACCTTGTTGCGAGCCATCGCCGGGCTCGAGCCGTACACCGGCGTCATCTCGTGGGACGGATCCGACCTCGGGTCCGTGCCGGCTCACAAGCGCGGGTTCGCGCTGATGTTCCAGGACGGGCAGCTCTTCAGCCACCTGACGGTCGAGCGCAACGTCGGGTACGCGATCCCGCGCGGACGTACGCGCCGCGACCAGGTGGCGCAGTTGTTGTCGTTGGTCGGCCTTGCCGGCTTCGAACGCCGCCTCCCGCGGACACTCTCGGGCGGAGAGAAGCAGCGGGTGGCGCTGGCTCGCGCGCTTGCGGCGCGGCCACGGTTGTTGCTTCTCGACGAGCCGCTGTCCTCGCTGGATCGCGAACTGCGCGACCGGCTTGCCGCCGATCTGGCACGAATCCTGCGCGAGACCGGTACCGCGGCGATCCTCGTCACCCACGACGAATCAGAAGCCAGCACCATCGCCGACCGCCTCATCCGCCTCTGA
- a CDS encoding inorganic diphosphatase, protein MSLEFDVLIEVPKGSRNKYEVDHESGRLRLDRVLFTSMVYPTDYGYIEDTLGGDGDPLDALVITQYPIHPGILVESRPVAMYVMEDEKGQDEKVLCVPTDPRFDHIQDLADVPADILAEVKHFFERYKDLEPGKHVKGSDWVGRDAAVKEIEASIERFKNTAH, encoded by the coding sequence GTGTCGCTCGAATTCGACGTCCTGATCGAGGTCCCCAAGGGATCGCGCAACAAGTACGAGGTCGACCACGAGAGCGGCCGTCTGCGCCTGGACCGTGTCCTCTTCACGTCGATGGTCTACCCGACCGACTACGGCTACATCGAGGACACCCTCGGCGGTGACGGCGACCCGCTCGACGCGCTGGTGATCACCCAGTACCCGATCCACCCCGGCATCTTGGTCGAGTCCCGTCCGGTCGCCATGTACGTCATGGAGGACGAGAAGGGCCAGGACGAGAAGGTCCTCTGCGTCCCGACCGACCCGCGCTTCGACCACATCCAGGATCTGGCGGACGTCCCGGCGGACATCCTCGCCGAGGTCAAGCACTTCTTCGAGCGTTACAAGGACCTGGAGCCGGGCAAGCACGTCAAGGGCTCCGACTGGGTCGGCCGCGACGCCGCGGTCAAGGAGATCGAGGCCTCGATCGAGCGGTTCAAGAACACCGCTCACTGA
- a CDS encoding zinc-dependent metalloprotease, with protein sequence MATDESTSAIDWEFAASVGGRLAGTGPILPPDEAAETVAELREDAAIATGHVRNFTHLVAPYDVAPVLVVDRQRWVRANAQSFQSLMQPVVDKALGSRPSPALVKAAGAKVTGAELGGILGFLSSKVLGQFDPFHGEAGRLLLVAPNVVHIERELEVDPRDFRLWVCLHEETHRVQFTANPWLAAHLKAEIANLTGTLDMATILDEGFGRIVEAFKPGGPTLMEVLSTPEQREVIDRITGVMSLLEGHADVVMDGVGPAVIPSVDHIRTAFTGRRKGVGVLDRLIRRLMGMDAKMAQYRDGAAFVRTVVDKVGMDDFNAIWTGPDTLPSKAEIFDPETWVKRVL encoded by the coding sequence GTGGCCACCGACGAATCCACTTCCGCGATCGACTGGGAGTTCGCCGCGTCCGTCGGCGGACGGCTTGCCGGTACCGGGCCGATCCTGCCTCCCGATGAGGCGGCCGAGACGGTCGCCGAGCTCCGCGAGGACGCCGCCATTGCCACCGGGCACGTACGGAATTTCACCCACCTCGTCGCCCCGTACGACGTTGCTCCGGTGCTCGTCGTGGATCGGCAGCGCTGGGTCAGGGCGAACGCCCAGTCGTTCCAGAGCCTGATGCAGCCAGTCGTGGACAAGGCCCTCGGGTCCCGCCCGTCGCCCGCGCTCGTCAAGGCCGCCGGTGCGAAGGTCACCGGTGCCGAACTGGGCGGCATCCTCGGCTTCCTGTCGAGCAAGGTGCTCGGCCAGTTCGACCCGTTCCACGGCGAGGCCGGGCGGCTGCTGCTGGTGGCGCCGAATGTCGTCCACATCGAACGTGAACTCGAGGTCGACCCGCGCGACTTCCGGCTCTGGGTCTGCCTCCACGAGGAGACCCATCGCGTCCAGTTCACCGCGAATCCCTGGCTCGCGGCCCACCTCAAAGCCGAGATCGCGAACCTCACCGGCACCCTCGACATGGCCACGATCCTCGACGAGGGCTTCGGGAGGATCGTCGAAGCCTTCAAGCCCGGCGGCCCGACGCTGATGGAGGTCCTCAGCACGCCGGAGCAGCGCGAGGTCATCGATCGCATCACCGGAGTGATGAGCCTGCTCGAGGGCCATGCGGACGTGGTGATGGACGGCGTCGGCCCGGCAGTCATACCGAGCGTCGATCACATCCGCACGGCTTTCACGGGTCGCCGCAAGGGCGTGGGCGTGCTCGACAGACTCATCCGCCGCCTCATGGGCATGGACGCGAAGATGGCTCAGTACCGAGACGGTGCCGCCTTCGTGCGTACCGTCGTCGACAAGGTCGGGATGGACGACTTCAACGCGATCTGGACCGGGCCGGACACCTTGCCGAGCAAGGCCGAGATCTTCGACCCGGAAACCTGGGTCAAGCGGGTGCTCTGA
- the tilS gene encoding tRNA lysidine(34) synthetase TilS: protein MALDPAVAAVRLGVRAALADLEAGATVLVACSGGADSLALAAATVFEARARELRVVGVTVDHGLQEGSHQQAERVVAQLELLGADETATARVHVEAADLGPEAAAREARYAVLGQMAESFSAAAVLLGHTRDDQAETVLLGLARGSGGRSIAGMRRAYDLYRRPLLDVTRAQTRAACEAEGLQPWDDPHNSDPGYARVRVRERVLPVLETELGPGVGAALARTADLLREDMEFLDALTDEAWTGSLEVAVLAASPRPIRTRLIRRAALEAGVPSDRLTATHIAEIEALVTQWRGQVGVDVPGSIRVVRREGAIEFVSCA from the coding sequence ATGGCCCTCGATCCGGCGGTCGCCGCGGTCCGGCTCGGCGTACGCGCCGCGCTCGCCGATCTGGAGGCCGGTGCGACGGTGCTGGTCGCCTGTTCAGGGGGCGCGGATTCACTCGCTCTCGCGGCGGCGACCGTGTTCGAAGCCCGGGCGCGAGAACTCAGGGTTGTTGGTGTGACCGTCGATCACGGCCTCCAGGAAGGCTCGCACCAGCAGGCCGAACGTGTGGTCGCCCAACTCGAACTCCTCGGCGCGGACGAGACCGCCACGGCCCGGGTGCACGTCGAAGCGGCCGACCTCGGCCCGGAGGCCGCCGCGCGCGAGGCGCGGTATGCCGTCCTCGGCCAGATGGCGGAGAGCTTCAGCGCCGCCGCAGTCCTGCTCGGGCACACCCGGGACGACCAGGCCGAGACCGTCCTCCTCGGGTTGGCGCGGGGGAGCGGCGGACGGTCGATCGCCGGCATGCGGCGTGCGTACGACCTGTATCGCCGGCCCCTGCTGGACGTCACCCGCGCCCAGACCCGCGCCGCCTGCGAGGCCGAGGGTCTGCAACCGTGGGACGACCCGCACAACAGCGATCCGGGCTACGCCCGGGTCCGCGTACGCGAGCGCGTCCTGCCGGTCCTGGAAACCGAACTCGGCCCGGGAGTGGGCGCCGCGCTTGCCCGCACCGCCGACTTGCTGCGCGAGGACATGGAGTTCCTCGACGCGCTGACCGATGAGGCCTGGACCGGGTCACTCGAGGTCGCCGTGCTGGCCGCCTCACCGAGGCCGATCCGCACGCGGCTGATCCGGAGGGCGGCGTTGGAGGCCGGCGTCCCCAGCGATCGCCTGACCGCGACCCACATCGCCGAGATCGAGGCCCTGGTGACGCAGTGGCGAGGCCAGGTGGGCGTGGATGTGCCCGGCTCGATCCGGGTCGTACGCCGCGAAGGAGCAATCGAGTTCGTCTCGTGCGCATGA
- a CDS encoding FAD-binding oxidoreductase: MDLSRRDVLLGGIGAAALAACGGTPSAPLSATTSTSAAGPVTTPGGPTSWADLARTLKGRLLLPGSADYDTDHLTPNSRYDSARPTALLEAASESDVAAGIAYARSRRIPVALRSGGHSYPGWSAGDAHLVIDSRKLSTITWSGTDVTVGAGVKLGHLYPALAASGRALPGGSCPTVGVTGLTLGGGVGVMTRAYGLLCDHLTSARVVLPTGQTVTTSATEHPDLFWALRGGGGGHTGVVTSLTYATAPAPTVSSTYLTWPVSRAGDIVGAWFGALGSADSRLWSTLKILGGSAHHGNAKLGATVTWVGPTSGFNAALAPLLATNPTGRYDAVHSFGDAMTYFGGDPASREAFAAASHIAYSPPKPGAIAQTAQLIASTPGQIHESGISIDALGGQVAAVDRGATAFVHRKALATVQYTATYDQGTAVVPATFVGQLRAAMTDSWGASAYVNYSDATLTDPGTAYFGDNWPRLQQVRRAYDPDGFFTQPQ; the protein is encoded by the coding sequence ATGGACCTGAGTCGACGCGACGTCCTCCTCGGTGGGATCGGCGCTGCAGCGCTCGCAGCCTGCGGCGGAACGCCGTCCGCGCCTCTGTCGGCCACCACCTCGACAAGCGCCGCCGGACCGGTCACCACTCCCGGAGGTCCCACGAGTTGGGCGGACCTCGCCCGCACCCTCAAGGGCCGACTGCTCCTGCCCGGCTCCGCCGACTACGACACCGATCACCTCACTCCGAACTCGCGCTACGACTCCGCGCGACCGACCGCGCTGCTCGAGGCTGCGAGCGAGAGTGACGTCGCCGCCGGGATCGCGTACGCCCGGAGTCGACGCATCCCGGTCGCCCTCCGATCGGGAGGCCACTCCTACCCCGGCTGGTCGGCGGGTGACGCGCATCTGGTGATCGACTCGCGGAAGCTCTCGACGATCACGTGGTCGGGGACCGACGTGACGGTCGGTGCGGGCGTGAAGCTCGGGCATCTCTATCCGGCCCTCGCCGCGAGCGGTCGTGCCCTCCCGGGTGGCTCATGCCCCACCGTCGGGGTCACCGGATTGACGCTGGGCGGCGGTGTCGGCGTGATGACCCGGGCGTACGGACTGCTCTGCGACCACCTCACCTCGGCCCGGGTCGTGCTCCCGACTGGCCAGACGGTGACGACGTCGGCAACCGAGCACCCGGATCTGTTCTGGGCGCTCCGTGGCGGGGGTGGTGGCCACACCGGGGTGGTGACGTCACTGACCTATGCCACGGCCCCGGCACCGACTGTCTCCTCGACCTATCTCACCTGGCCGGTGAGCCGGGCAGGTGACATCGTGGGAGCGTGGTTCGGTGCGTTGGGATCGGCGGACTCGCGGCTCTGGTCCACGCTGAAGATCCTCGGCGGCTCCGCCCACCACGGAAACGCGAAGCTCGGTGCCACCGTCACCTGGGTCGGCCCGACATCAGGCTTCAACGCGGCACTTGCGCCCCTGCTCGCCACCAACCCCACCGGCCGGTACGACGCCGTGCACTCGTTCGGCGACGCGATGACCTACTTCGGTGGAGATCCGGCGAGTCGGGAAGCCTTCGCAGCCGCCTCCCACATCGCGTACTCGCCGCCGAAGCCCGGCGCGATCGCGCAGACCGCCCAGTTGATCGCGTCGACTCCGGGCCAGATCCACGAGAGCGGCATCTCGATCGATGCCCTCGGCGGGCAGGTCGCTGCCGTTGATCGGGGTGCGACCGCGTTCGTCCACCGCAAGGCGTTGGCGACTGTCCAGTACACCGCCACGTACGACCAAGGGACCGCTGTCGTCCCGGCCACCTTCGTCGGGCAGTTGCGCGCTGCGATGACCGACAGCTGGGGCGCGTCGGCCTACGTGAACTACTCCGATGCCACCCTCACCGACCCCGGCACCGCGTACTTCGGCGACAACTGGCCCCGCCTGCAGCAGGTACGCAGGGCGTACGACCCCGACGGGTTCTTCACCCAACCCCAGTGA
- a CDS encoding RNA polymerase sigma factor, with protein MHKQGVNAPSESSAPDSELLLRSRTDADAFSLIYQRHSVAVHMFLARRLGRDAANDLLSEVFLRALEARHRTRPHESGSALPWLYGIARNMVRTHVRASKVRPIDDPSPPFDWGAVDSRLDADAMSAELRIAIGALTDLEREVLLLVSWEQLPIGEVAAVLGISANAARQRLHRARARAAAALAAVTHPFQNQEN; from the coding sequence ATGCATAAGCAGGGTGTGAACGCACCGTCTGAGAGCTCAGCGCCGGATTCGGAACTCCTGCTCCGATCCCGCACCGATGCCGACGCCTTCAGCCTCATCTATCAGCGCCATTCAGTCGCCGTGCACATGTTCCTGGCGCGCCGACTTGGTCGCGATGCGGCCAACGATCTCCTCTCCGAGGTCTTCCTGCGTGCGCTCGAGGCTCGCCACCGGACGCGTCCGCACGAGAGCGGTTCGGCGCTGCCGTGGCTCTACGGGATCGCTCGCAACATGGTGCGCACGCACGTACGCGCCTCGAAGGTGCGGCCGATCGACGATCCGTCTCCGCCGTTCGACTGGGGAGCGGTGGATTCGCGGCTCGATGCGGATGCGATGTCCGCCGAGTTGCGGATCGCCATCGGCGCTCTCACGGACCTCGAACGCGAAGTGTTGCTCCTGGTCTCGTGGGAACAGCTCCCCATCGGCGAGGTCGCCGCGGTGCTCGGCATCTCCGCGAACGCCGCCCGCCAACGTCTTCATCGTGCTCGAGCGCGTGCGGCCGCCGCGCTCGCGGCGGTGACACACCCGTTCCAGAACCAGGAGAACTGA
- the hpt gene encoding hypoxanthine phosphoribosyltransferase — translation MRAEDVKDDLVNVLFTEEQIHGKLAEMAKQIEADYEGKDLLIVGVLKGAAMVMADMARSFTRHVDMDWMAVASYGSGTKSSGVVRIIKDLDIDIHGRHVLIIDEIIDTGLTLSWLTSSLRARGAESVEIATLLRKPDALQMPVDPKYVGWDIPNDFVVGYGLDYREKYRNLRDIGTLAPHIYS, via the coding sequence GTGCGAGCCGAAGACGTCAAGGATGACCTGGTCAATGTGCTCTTCACCGAGGAGCAGATCCACGGCAAGCTCGCCGAGATGGCCAAGCAGATCGAGGCTGACTACGAGGGCAAGGACCTGCTGATCGTGGGTGTGCTCAAGGGTGCCGCGATGGTCATGGCCGACATGGCCCGGTCCTTCACCCGTCACGTCGACATGGACTGGATGGCAGTCGCCTCCTACGGCTCCGGGACCAAGTCGAGCGGCGTCGTCCGGATCATCAAGGACCTCGACATCGACATCCACGGACGCCACGTGCTGATCATCGACGAGATCATCGACACCGGCCTCACCCTGAGTTGGCTGACTTCGAGCCTGCGGGCGCGCGGTGCCGAGTCGGTCGAGATCGCGACCCTGCTCCGCAAGCCCGATGCGCTGCAGATGCCGGTCGACCCGAAGTACGTCGGCTGGGACATCCCGAACGACTTCGTGGTCGGATACGGCCTCGACTACCGGGAGAAGTACCGCAATCTCCGCGACATCGGCACGCTCGCTCCGCACATCTACAGCTGA
- the ftsH gene encoding ATP-dependent zinc metalloprotease FtsH: MKRIAKGPWLWVGIVVVAVFLALQYLVPHSGGDQISTTELTKYLKANEVQKITFTDGDQLITATLVDGARSGNKNVQTNWVDGDQERLIELANNAANTNLKDGVNSKVAKPSMWGSILQFMLPIVIIMGLFWFLMNSAQGGGRGVMQFAKSKAKLITKDMPKTTFADVAGVDEAIEELQEIKEFLEEPAKFQAVGAKIPKGVLLYGQPGTGKTLLARAVAGEAGVPFYSMSGSDFVEMFVGVGASRVRDLFEQAKENAPAIVFIDEIDAVGRHRGAGMGGGHDEREQTLNQLLVEMDGFDVRGGVILIAATNRPDVLDPALLRPGRFDRQIQVDAPDLAGRVQILKVHSRGKPLAGDVDLEGVARRTPGFTGADLANVLNEAALLTARGEQKLITNVSLDEAIDRVVAGPQKRSRLMSDQEKLITAYHEGGHALVAAALPHNDPVQKITILPRGRALGYTMVMPDEDKYSQTRSEMLDKLAYMLGGRAAEELIFHDPTTGAGNDIEKATALARAMVTQYGMTERLGAIKLGQTNGEPFLGRDLGHQRDYSEEVAGIVDEEVKKFLATAHQEAYDILGENRDVLDALVLALLDKETLQKEEIATIFEPLRRRPQRPAWTGSPSRVPSSLPAVEIPAEIRDRAIALKAAADAAAGRAPIASSDAHFDAGHKA, encoded by the coding sequence GTGAAGCGAATCGCCAAGGGTCCTTGGTTGTGGGTCGGGATCGTCGTCGTAGCGGTCTTCCTCGCCCTGCAGTACTTGGTGCCGCACTCGGGTGGGGACCAGATCTCCACCACGGAGCTGACGAAGTACCTGAAGGCGAACGAGGTCCAGAAGATCACGTTCACCGACGGCGACCAGTTGATCACCGCGACGCTCGTCGACGGTGCCCGGTCGGGCAACAAGAACGTGCAGACCAACTGGGTCGACGGCGACCAGGAGCGGCTGATCGAGCTCGCCAACAACGCGGCGAACACCAACCTCAAGGACGGCGTGAACTCGAAGGTCGCCAAGCCGTCGATGTGGGGCTCGATCCTGCAGTTCATGCTGCCGATCGTGATCATCATGGGTCTCTTCTGGTTCCTGATGAACTCCGCCCAGGGCGGTGGCCGCGGCGTCATGCAGTTCGCCAAGTCCAAGGCCAAACTCATCACCAAGGACATGCCGAAGACAACGTTCGCCGACGTCGCCGGCGTGGACGAGGCGATCGAGGAGCTCCAGGAGATCAAGGAGTTCCTCGAGGAGCCGGCCAAGTTCCAGGCGGTGGGCGCGAAGATCCCCAAGGGCGTGCTGCTGTACGGCCAGCCGGGCACCGGCAAGACCCTGCTCGCCCGCGCCGTTGCCGGTGAGGCCGGCGTGCCGTTCTACTCGATGTCGGGGTCGGACTTCGTCGAGATGTTTGTCGGTGTCGGCGCGAGTCGCGTACGCGACCTCTTCGAGCAGGCCAAGGAGAACGCCCCAGCCATCGTCTTCATCGACGAGATCGACGCCGTCGGTCGTCACCGTGGCGCTGGCATGGGTGGCGGTCACGACGAGCGCGAGCAGACCCTCAACCAGCTGCTGGTCGAGATGGATGGCTTCGACGTACGCGGCGGCGTGATCCTGATCGCGGCGACGAACCGTCCCGACGTCCTCGACCCGGCCTTGCTGCGTCCAGGCCGTTTCGACCGTCAGATCCAGGTGGATGCTCCTGACCTGGCCGGCCGTGTGCAGATCCTCAAGGTGCACTCGCGTGGCAAGCCGCTCGCCGGTGACGTCGACCTCGAGGGTGTCGCCCGGCGTACGCCTGGCTTCACCGGCGCCGATCTGGCCAACGTCCTCAACGAAGCCGCGCTGCTCACCGCTCGTGGCGAGCAGAAGTTGATCACGAACGTCTCGCTCGACGAGGCGATCGACCGTGTCGTCGCCGGTCCGCAGAAGCGGTCGCGCCTGATGAGTGACCAGGAGAAGCTAATCACTGCCTACCACGAGGGCGGCCACGCCCTGGTGGCTGCCGCTCTGCCGCACAACGACCCCGTGCAGAAGATCACGATCCTCCCGCGCGGTCGCGCCCTCGGCTACACGATGGTCATGCCGGACGAGGACAAGTACTCCCAGACCCGCAGCGAGATGCTCGACAAGTTGGCGTACATGCTCGGCGGCCGTGCCGCGGAGGAGCTGATCTTCCACGATCCGACGACCGGCGCCGGCAACGACATCGAGAAGGCGACCGCTCTGGCGCGCGCGATGGTCACGCAGTACGGCATGACCGAGCGACTCGGGGCGATCAAGCTCGGCCAGACCAACGGTGAGCCGTTCCTCGGACGCGACCTGGGCCACCAGCGCGACTACTCCGAAGAGGTTGCCGGGATCGTCGACGAGGAGGTCAAGAAGTTCCTCGCCACCGCCCACCAGGAGGCGTACGACATCCTCGGTGAGAACCGCGACGTGCTCGACGCACTCGTGCTGGCGCTGCTGGACAAGGAGACCTTGCAGAAGGAGGAGATCGCCACGATCTTCGAGCCGCTGCGTCGTCGTCCGCAGCGGCCGGCGTGGACCGGTTCGCCATCACGTGTGCCGTCCTCGCTCCCGGCGGTGGAGATCCCGGCCGAGATCCGTGATCGCGCGATTGCCCTCAAGGCCGCAGCCGACGCAGCGGCCGGGAGGGCGCCGATCGCCTCCAGCGACGCGCATTTCGACGCCGGCCACAAGGCCTGA
- the folE gene encoding GTP cyclohydrolase I FolE, producing MADPISLSEPAERPAFDQARAEAAVRELLIAIGEDPDREGLLETPARVARAYEELTSGLRQKPDDVLTTVFDIGHDELVLVRDIELWSMCEHHLVPFTGVAHVGYIPAESGKITGLSKLARLVDVYAKRPQVQERLTTQVADALMEILEARGVIVVIEAEHLCMTMRGVRKAGARTITSAVRGSMRSNASTRAEAMSLIRGGTR from the coding sequence ATGGCCGACCCGATCAGTCTCAGCGAGCCCGCTGAGCGTCCGGCGTTCGATCAGGCGCGTGCTGAGGCGGCCGTACGCGAACTGTTGATCGCGATCGGGGAGGATCCCGATCGTGAGGGACTTCTGGAGACGCCGGCGCGGGTCGCCAGGGCGTACGAGGAACTCACCTCGGGCCTGCGGCAGAAGCCGGACGACGTCCTCACGACAGTCTTCGACATCGGTCATGACGAACTCGTGCTGGTCCGCGACATCGAACTCTGGTCGATGTGCGAGCACCATTTGGTGCCCTTCACGGGCGTCGCGCACGTCGGTTACATCCCGGCCGAGTCCGGCAAGATCACGGGCCTCTCCAAGCTCGCCCGCCTGGTCGACGTGTACGCCAAGCGGCCCCAGGTCCAGGAGCGGTTGACCACGCAGGTCGCCGACGCGCTGATGGAGATCCTCGAGGCCCGCGGCGTGATCGTGGTGATCGAGGCGGAGCACCTCTGCATGACCATGCGGGGCGTACGCAAGGCCGGCGCCCGGACGATCACCTCGGCCGTACGCGGCTCGATGCGGTCGAACGCCTCCACCCGAGCAGAGGCGATGAGCCTCATCCGCGGCGGGACGCGGTAG
- the folP gene encoding dihydropteroate synthase codes for MSSLLDGIGRPRVLGVLNVTPDSFSDGGRFDRFDAAIAHAEQMWAEGADLIDVGGESTRPGAVRPTTADELDRVVPVVRALTDRGIAVSIDTMRSEVAAAAVDAGAVLVNDVSGGLADQQMHATVARSGAAYVAMHWRAQSTVMQQHTSYPGGVVADVIRELGTQVDAARAAGIATVVADPGLGFSKIAAQNWELLAHLDEFEALGPVLIGASRKSFLGALLDGRPTDEREAAHLVIVTRCAIEGVWGLRVHDVRATRDAIAAVGAWNDAAGSQHG; via the coding sequence ATGAGCTCGCTCCTCGACGGCATCGGTCGGCCGCGCGTGCTGGGCGTCCTCAACGTCACGCCTGATTCGTTCAGCGATGGCGGCCGGTTCGACCGGTTCGATGCTGCGATCGCCCATGCCGAGCAGATGTGGGCCGAGGGGGCCGATCTGATCGATGTCGGCGGGGAGTCGACCCGTCCGGGTGCGGTCCGCCCGACGACCGCGGACGAGCTCGACCGGGTCGTGCCGGTCGTCCGCGCGCTCACCGACCGCGGGATCGCGGTCTCGATCGACACCATGCGCAGCGAGGTTGCCGCGGCCGCCGTCGATGCGGGGGCGGTGCTCGTCAACGACGTCAGCGGTGGACTCGCCGACCAGCAGATGCATGCGACGGTCGCTCGCAGCGGCGCCGCGTACGTGGCCATGCACTGGCGTGCCCAGAGCACGGTGATGCAGCAGCACACGAGCTATCCCGGTGGAGTCGTGGCTGACGTGATCCGCGAGTTGGGTACGCAGGTCGATGCGGCGCGTGCAGCCGGTATCGCCACCGTGGTCGCCGATCCCGGCCTCGGGTTCTCCAAGATCGCTGCCCAGAACTGGGAGCTCCTGGCGCATCTCGACGAGTTCGAGGCTCTCGGACCGGTGCTGATCGGCGCCAGCCGCAAGTCCTTCCTCGGCGCCCTCCTCGACGGCCGTCCCACCGACGAACGCGAGGCCGCACATCTGGTCATCGTCACCCGGTGTGCGATCGAGGGAGTCTGGGGCCTGCGCGTCCACGACGTACGCGCCACCCGCGACGCGATCGCCGCCGTCGGGGCTTGGAACGATGCGGCAGGATCGCAGCATGGATGA
- the folB gene encoding dihydroneopterin aldolase — MDELAIIGIDCFGHHGVFEAERRDGQPFVIDLKLSVDTRLAARTDDLRDTVDYGSLTQEVKAAVERDPVDLVETLAQRISDLCLSKDGVTTVTVTVHKPQAPVGVQVADVALTVTRHRYS; from the coding sequence ATGGATGAGTTGGCCATCATCGGCATCGACTGCTTCGGACACCACGGTGTCTTCGAGGCAGAGCGCCGCGACGGCCAGCCGTTCGTGATCGACCTGAAGTTGAGTGTGGACACCCGTCTCGCGGCCAGAACAGATGACTTGCGTGACACCGTGGACTACGGAAGTCTCACTCAGGAGGTCAAAGCCGCGGTCGAACGGGATCCCGTCGACCTGGTGGAGACACTGGCCCAGCGCATCTCGGATCTGTGCTTGAGCAAGGACGGCGTCACCACGGTGACGGTGACCGTGCACAAGCCTCAAGCGCCTGTGGGCGTTCAAGTAGCCGACGTTGCGCTGACCGTCACTCGACACAGGTACAGCTGA
- the folK gene encoding 2-amino-4-hydroxy-6-hydroxymethyldihydropteridine diphosphokinase, whose amino-acid sequence MTETPNPYIVDADTLTGEMRPIRKAVLALGSNLGERLSTLQGAVQAIADTPDLWVQAVSPVYETDGIGTPEGSDTFLNAVVVLDTALNAEMLLDRAHAIEDTYGRERSGTPNEPRTLDIDLIVLGETASQGDPILPHPRASERAFVLKPWHDVEPEAVLPGHGPIAGLLAAVSGQVVRRRDDLTLREE is encoded by the coding sequence ATGACCGAGACGCCCAACCCGTACATCGTCGATGCCGACACCCTGACCGGGGAGATGCGCCCGATCCGTAAGGCCGTGCTGGCTCTGGGGTCGAATCTGGGCGAGCGACTCTCGACACTCCAGGGCGCCGTCCAGGCCATCGCCGACACTCCGGATCTCTGGGTTCAGGCCGTCTCGCCCGTGTACGAGACCGACGGGATCGGGACACCTGAGGGTTCGGACACGTTCCTCAACGCCGTCGTCGTCCTCGACACCGCGCTCAACGCCGAGATGCTCCTCGACCGTGCCCACGCGATCGAGGACACCTACGGTCGTGAGCGCAGTGGTACGCCGAACGAGCCGCGCACCCTCGACATCGACCTCATCGTGCTCGGCGAAACCGCGAGCCAAGGCGATCCGATCCTGCCGCACCCCCGTGCGTCCGAGCGTGCCTTCGTGCTGAAGCCGTGGCACGACGTGGAGCCGGAGGCAGTGCTCCCGGGCCACGGTCCGATCGCCGGCCTCCTGGCCGCGGTGTCGGGACAGGTCGTACGCCGTCGTGACGACCTGACCCTCCGCGAGGAGTGA